The genomic stretch AACAAGTGCCGCGGATACATTAGGTTACAATAAAAATTACCTCAGTAACTTTATTAAAAAAAATACCAATTTCACTTTTACCGAACTAGTCAATAAACAAAAAATGCTCGCAGCAAATCTTTTAATCGAAACCACTTCCACTCCAATTGAGTTGATTATTGAAAAAGTTGGCTTTAGTAACAAGACTTACTTCTACTCCTTATACAAAAAAACATTCAATCTCTTACCCAATGAAGTAAGAAATAAAAAATAAGAGTACTGCATTAATCGCAGTACTCTTCTATTGTTTCACGTGAAACATTCTATTTATAAACAACCTCAAACTCTTCACAAACCACTAGAGCATCTTCTTCAAATGGAATACCGAGTTCCACACATTCATTACTGAAAAAGGATGTATGTACTTCTCGCCAATATTCTAGCGTTCTGTCACCTTCTCCTTCCAAATAAGCAAACGTTTCAGGTACTTCATTAAAAGGCATAATAGTTACACCTGTTAACTTGATAATCCCCATTGCTTCTTCATTACCATCTAAAAGCACTACATGAGAACCAACAGACGGCATCGTTTCTCCGCCTTGATCATACCAATAAAACAAGCTGCTCGTACCGGTTTTTATCCCATCCATAACAAGCCCACCAAGCTCATTCGCCATCTGATTAGAGTTACCAAATGCCCATGCCTCAAACTTACTTGAAATCATCGGGTATTCTGTCCGGTATTTCTCCCACATTTCATGCACTGAATCCTTATAAATCGCCATTTAAGTATCCTCCTAAAAAAAGACTGAGGTTCGTTAAAACCTCAGTCTAAGAATTTATTTGCGAACTGGCTTAATCACAATATAACGGTAAGGATCGCGTCCTTCAGAATGCGTTTCAATTTGTTCATTCTCGCTTAAAATAGCATGAATAATTTTTCTTTCAAATGAAGGCATTGGTTCTAAATGAACAGCGCGCTTCGTTTTAAGAGCTTTATCTGCCATTTTATTTGCTAAAATTACTAACGTTTCATGACGTCTTTCACGATAATCCCCTACATTAACAATAATATTTTTGTATTGGCTCGTTGTTTTATTAGCAATTAATTGTGTTAAGTATTGAAGTGCATTAAGGGTTTGACCGTGTTTGCCAATTAGCATACCTAGACTGTCACCTTTAATTTGCAACTTCACATCTTTACCAACTTCTTCTACATCGATTGTGATTACTGCACCCATCTTGGTAGCAACATCTAAAAGATAATCAATCGCTACTTGGATACCATCTTCTTTTTCAATTACTTTTACCATAGCCAGTCTTGAACCAATTCCGAAAATACCTTTTTTACCTTCATCTAGAACTTCTACTTCGACCTTGTCGCGTGTTGTTTCTAAAGTGGCTAATGCATTTTGGATAGCTTCTTCAACGTTTGAGCCTTGCGCAGTTATATCTCTCACTTTCTTTTCTTACCTCCTTTTTTGGAAGCCTTCATGTTAGCTGCTTTTTTCTTCAAACGATCTTCCGCAACTTGAGCAGCAGCAAGCGCCTCCTGTTCGCGTTTGTTTTTAAAAGGATTATTAATTAAAAGTGTTTGGAATACGGTGAAAATGTTACCGATAATCCAGTATAGAGCAAGGGCAGACGGTAGTGTAATACCCATAAATAGAATCATTACAGGCATGATATAAACAATCATTGCCATTGATTTATTTTGCTGTGTTTGCCCCATCATAGAAATTTTTGATGACAAGAATGTTGTTAATGCCGCAACAACCGGTAAGATGTAATATGGATCTGGATTTCCCAGTTGCATCCATAAGAATGAATCTGTTTTGATTTCTGCTGTTCTACTAATCGCTTGGTAAAATCCTAGTAGAATAGGCATTTGGATTAATAATGGTAAACAACCCATCATTGGATTTACGCTATTTTCTTGATATAGACGCATTGTTTCTTGTTGTAGTTTTTGTTTTGTTTCATTATCTTTAGACGAGTATTTTTCTTGTAGTTCTTTGATTTTCGGTTGTAAATTTGTCATGGCCTTTTGGCTTTTCAGCTGTTTGATCATTAA from Listeria monocytogenes ATCC 19117 encodes the following:
- the yidC gene encoding membrane protein insertase YidC gives rise to the protein MKKKKRFKQKLLIASLVIGLMAVLSGCGYSTDPITSESTGFWSHYIVFPLSWTITWFSDLFGGSYAVGIIVVTILIRLLIMPLMIKQLKSQKAMTNLQPKIKELQEKYSSKDNETKQKLQQETMRLYQENSVNPMMGCLPLLIQMPILLGFYQAISRTAEIKTDSFLWMQLGNPDPYYILPVVAALTTFLSSKISMMGQTQQNKSMAMIVYIMPVMILFMGITLPSALALYWIIGNIFTVFQTLLINNPFKNKREQEALAAAQVAEDRLKKKAANMKASKKGGKKRK
- a CDS encoding ASCH domain-containing protein, giving the protein MAIYKDSVHEMWEKYRTEYPMISSKFEAWAFGNSNQMANELGGLVMDGIKTGTSSLFYWYDQGGETMPSVGSHVVLLDGNEEAMGIIKLTGVTIMPFNEVPETFAYLEGEGDRTLEYWREVHTSFFSNECVELGIPFEEDALVVCEEFEVVYK
- the jag gene encoding RNA-binding cell elongation regulator Jag/EloR; this translates as MRDITAQGSNVEEAIQNALATLETTRDKVEVEVLDEGKKGIFGIGSRLAMVKVIEKEDGIQVAIDYLLDVATKMGAVITIDVEEVGKDVKLQIKGDSLGMLIGKHGQTLNALQYLTQLIANKTTSQYKNIIVNVGDYRERRHETLVILANKMADKALKTKRAVHLEPMPSFERKIIHAILSENEQIETHSEGRDPYRYIVIKPVRK